One Halobaculum sp. CBA1158 DNA segment encodes these proteins:
- a CDS encoding SWIM zinc finger family protein: MKSQQYRHRTWERPAAPSKMNLSTEQIRDLGTSEVFDRARNYRDEERIERIDRFDETVSAAVQGSQPEPYEVEIQFVDGAVEPETVDATCTCPYDWGGYCKHIIAVLLEFAEGDVDLEDEREAVERVLSNAHPEELQKFLLEESERDADLRRRLLTRFEEQDTQSLYDYKKEMSQQYRGPYTYQYEGPDFSEFHDLAETHREQDNPLEAAIIYRAMTEVRIENMDMVQDYYGEDFETELDAFVECIREADLGHEEKREYIDYLFERWGSDDSAVGTFSGQYEDALWDLCTHDADLQYWRDLLEDDLPAEIPETNEPDDGIGSFDTRRYEAERRIEMYADVLDALGDTETLREVYEQYYPNIREFCVRYARLLAAEGESDRAIEVAEEGLDALSNVGELRCFLIDAYADRDPERRKELLREQFLQSGDWEYYEQLRSRCSDDEWKEMVADFEARFKDSNVHRLIDLYLREEHTADAFETVIEAAREESDDTFRRAVGDNGLTILSEYRDDVADYDPVTYYEVYEERLEPFLADTTGRDHYQMVVEYLEEMRDLGFDEEFEAFVAHLKEKHSNRPAFLDEMEALDNDV, encoded by the coding sequence GTGAAGAGCCAGCAGTACAGACATAGGACGTGGGAAAGGCCAGCTGCGCCATCGAAGATGAACCTCTCCACCGAACAGATCCGCGATCTCGGCACGAGTGAAGTGTTCGATCGCGCCCGCAACTACCGCGACGAGGAGCGCATAGAGCGCATCGACCGCTTCGACGAGACCGTAAGCGCCGCCGTGCAGGGCTCCCAACCTGAACCCTACGAGGTCGAGATCCAGTTCGTGGATGGCGCTGTCGAGCCCGAAACCGTCGACGCCACCTGCACGTGTCCGTACGACTGGGGCGGGTACTGCAAGCATATCATTGCGGTGCTGCTGGAATTCGCAGAGGGCGATGTTGACCTAGAAGACGAGCGCGAGGCCGTCGAACGTGTCCTCTCTAACGCCCATCCCGAGGAACTCCAGAAGTTCTTGCTCGAGGAGTCCGAGCGCGACGCCGATCTGCGACGGCGACTGCTGACACGCTTCGAGGAGCAGGACACGCAGAGCCTCTACGATTACAAGAAGGAGATGAGCCAGCAGTACCGCGGCCCCTACACATACCAGTACGAGGGCCCCGACTTCTCGGAGTTTCACGACCTCGCGGAGACCCACCGTGAGCAGGACAATCCGCTGGAGGCGGCCATCATCTACCGCGCGATGACCGAGGTTCGGATCGAGAATATGGACATGGTGCAGGATTACTACGGCGAGGACTTCGAGACAGAACTCGACGCGTTCGTCGAGTGCATCCGCGAGGCCGACCTCGGCCACGAGGAGAAACGCGAGTACATCGACTACCTCTTCGAACGGTGGGGAAGCGACGATTCAGCCGTCGGCACGTTCTCGGGCCAGTACGAGGACGCACTCTGGGATCTTTGCACCCACGACGCGGATCTACAGTACTGGCGCGACCTCCTCGAAGACGACCTCCCGGCCGAGATTCCCGAGACGAACGAGCCCGACGACGGGATCGGATCGTTCGATACGCGCCGCTACGAGGCCGAACGACGCATCGAAATGTACGCGGACGTGCTGGATGCGCTCGGCGACACCGAGACACTCCGGGAGGTGTACGAGCAATACTATCCCAACATCCGGGAGTTCTGTGTGCGGTATGCCCGTCTACTCGCAGCTGAAGGCGAGAGCGACCGGGCAATCGAGGTTGCTGAAGAAGGGCTGGACGCGCTCTCGAATGTCGGAGAGCTTCGATGCTTTCTGATCGACGCGTACGCCGACCGCGACCCGGAGCGACGCAAGGAACTCCTCCGGGAGCAGTTCCTCCAGTCGGGGGACTGGGAGTACTACGAGCAGTTGCGGTCACGCTGCTCGGACGACGAGTGGAAGGAGATGGTCGCGGACTTCGAAGCGCGGTTCAAGGACTCGAACGTGCATCGCTTGATCGACCTCTATCTGCGCGAGGAGCACACGGCAGACGCGTTCGAGACGGTCATCGAGGCGGCTCGCGAGGAATCTGACGATACCTTCCGGCGAGCGGTCGGTGACAACGGCCTCACGATTTTGAGCGAATACCGTGATGATGTCGCGGACTACGATCCGGTGACCTACTACGAGGTCTACGAAGAACGTCTCGAACCGTTCCTCGCGGACACGACAGGCCGCGATCACTATCAGATGGTCGTGGAGTACCTCGAAGAGATGCGAGATTTGGGTTTCGACGAGGAATTTGAGGCGTTCGTCGCGCACCTGAAAGAGAAGCACTCGAACCGACCCGCCTTTCTCGACGAAATGGAGGCGCTCGATAATGATGTTTGA
- a CDS encoding type II toxin-antitoxin system HicA family toxin, translating into MVRKTFSGREIAKVLRSFGYVPVSREGSHVRLRYEHPETGEVRNVDVPQHKEVRIGTLRSIADQCGADDFEAWCEWIDDHA; encoded by the coding sequence ATGGTTCGGAAAACGTTTTCCGGACGAGAGATAGCGAAAGTCCTCCGGAGTTTTGGATACGTTCCCGTCTCCCGCGAGGGAAGTCACGTCCGACTCCGATACGAACATCCCGAGACCGGTGAAGTTCGGAATGTCGACGTCCCTCAACACAAGGAAGTACGAATTGGAACACTGCGGTCAATTGCAGACCAGTGTGGTGCAGACGACTTCGAAGCGTGGTGTGAGTGGATCGACGACCACGCCTGA
- a CDS encoding PAS domain-containing sensor histidine kinase codes for MDGDLHRKLVEESSDIATIIDSDGTITYVSPSVTRTLGYEPGELVGEVGYEYQHPDDRDAVADAIETIQTNPDDVQVIETRFRRADGSWCWIEATLQNRFDDPDISGILVNSRDISQRKRQEQQFRGLAEEYRTLLANVEDSIFFLTVESEDTEYVFRFERLNRAYEEQTGITTAEVQGKTPTDVFGEDIGADLQANYRRCVQAREPISYEEELPVETGARFWQTVLTPVMTNGEVTQIIGITRNITERVKQERQLRSQKEQLDEFASVVSHDLRNPLNVAQARAELLADDCDSEHLVPIAESLDRMEEIISDTLTLARQGQVVSDPERIELINILGKCWKNVRTDEATIEIADEVTITGDRGRLQHVFENLFRNALEHGGPAVTVRVGQIDDSGFYVEDTGPGIPEEAREDVFDPGHTSASGGTGFGLTIVKRIAEAHGWQVAVVDGTDGGARFEFTDIDLDQ; via the coding sequence ATGGACGGGGACTTGCATCGGAAGCTCGTCGAAGAATCTTCGGACATTGCGACTATCATCGATTCGGATGGGACGATTACGTACGTGAGCCCCTCGGTCACTCGGACGCTCGGATACGAGCCCGGGGAGTTGGTCGGAGAAGTCGGCTATGAGTATCAACATCCCGATGACCGTGATGCCGTTGCCGATGCTATCGAGACCATTCAGACGAACCCTGATGATGTCCAAGTGATCGAGACGCGGTTTCGTCGTGCCGACGGCTCGTGGTGTTGGATCGAGGCAACGCTGCAAAATCGGTTCGACGATCCGGACATCAGCGGAATCCTCGTGAATAGCCGTGACATCTCCCAGCGAAAACGACAGGAACAACAGTTTCGGGGGCTCGCCGAAGAGTACAGAACACTCCTTGCGAATGTCGAGGATAGTATTTTCTTCCTGACCGTCGAGTCAGAGGACACGGAGTACGTGTTTCGCTTCGAGCGCCTGAACCGGGCCTACGAGGAACAGACCGGGATTACAACCGCTGAGGTTCAGGGGAAGACCCCGACAGACGTGTTCGGTGAGGACATCGGAGCGGATCTTCAGGCTAACTACCGCCGGTGTGTCCAAGCCCGTGAACCGATTTCGTACGAGGAGGAACTCCCCGTCGAGACGGGCGCACGGTTTTGGCAAACGGTTCTTACGCCAGTTATGACGAACGGAGAGGTGACCCAGATCATCGGTATCACACGGAACATCACCGAGCGGGTCAAACAGGAACGACAACTCCGGAGCCAGAAGGAGCAACTCGACGAGTTCGCAAGCGTGGTGTCCCACGATTTGCGCAATCCCCTCAACGTCGCACAGGCCCGGGCAGAACTGCTCGCCGACGACTGCGATAGCGAGCATCTTGTCCCGATAGCCGAGTCGCTTGATCGTATGGAAGAAATCATCTCCGATACGCTCACACTCGCCAGACAGGGCCAAGTCGTCTCCGACCCCGAACGCATAGAGTTAATCAATATACTCGGTAAGTGCTGGAAAAACGTCCGAACAGACGAGGCAACCATCGAGATCGCGGACGAGGTCACGATTACTGGTGACCGGGGCCGGCTCCAGCATGTCTTCGAGAACCTCTTTCGGAACGCACTTGAACACGGCGGGCCAGCCGTGACCGTCCGCGTCGGCCAAATTGACGACAGCGGATTTTACGTCGAAGACACCGGCCCGGGGATTCCTGAAGAGGCCCGTGAGGACGTGTTTGACCCCGGGCACACCTCGGCAAGCGGCGGGACGGGGTTTGGGCTGACGATCGTCAAACGGATCGCCGAGGCCCACGGCTGGCAGGTTGCGGTCGTCGATGGGACTGACGGTGGAGCCCGGTTTGAGTTCACCGATATCGATCTTGATCAGTGA
- a CDS encoding DUF790 family protein → MLTADLARSRTTDDEVKPQFIDPHEKRYRQTARELIDLFDAHLGEPKGDLEDEIDELTVADTDYKIIQGLAKLLRDESEFETVAPVEPREIRQRLFEKANERYPIVRQPTLGEDTQKLEVYSTVADELGISLEECYTGMYADLERNKRLVRFGNRIHEDHADDESGSSTTQLTGQSDDRYREDDITVDWLLARYNLALAQAVLYDATEMRIRVWDRFATVFSYVKLFGLMHRIYPIDAEGERVANTGRADGYEAVLDGPASLFSQTRKYGIRLANFLPALPLCDRWEMEAAIADDDAVSRTRTLALDHTDSLSSPYSSGDEFDSDVERTLASKWERANTDWELVREDDVLDLGEEVMLPDFAVEHPDGRRALLEIVGFWTPEYLDEKLSKIRDADVDNLVVAVSERLDCAEEDFGDTADCVLWFKSGIHVYDVVELVEEHAVETSAAQ, encoded by the coding sequence GTGCTGACAGCTGATCTCGCCCGCTCGCGCACGACCGACGATGAGGTCAAACCCCAGTTCATCGATCCCCACGAGAAGCGATACCGGCAGACAGCCCGCGAGCTGATCGACCTGTTCGATGCACATCTGGGCGAACCGAAGGGCGACCTCGAGGACGAGATCGATGAGCTGACCGTCGCCGACACGGACTACAAGATCATCCAAGGACTGGCGAAGCTGTTGCGAGACGAGTCCGAGTTCGAGACAGTGGCGCCTGTCGAGCCACGCGAGATTCGCCAGCGACTCTTCGAGAAGGCCAACGAGCGGTATCCGATCGTGCGCCAGCCCACACTCGGTGAGGACACCCAGAAGCTGGAGGTGTACAGCACCGTGGCCGACGAGCTGGGCATCTCGCTGGAGGAGTGCTACACGGGGATGTACGCGGACTTGGAGCGCAACAAGCGCCTCGTTCGGTTCGGAAATCGCATCCATGAGGATCACGCCGACGACGAGAGCGGCTCATCAACCACCCAACTCACGGGCCAGTCCGACGACCGCTACCGCGAGGACGACATCACGGTCGATTGGCTGCTTGCCCGCTACAATCTCGCACTCGCGCAGGCCGTGCTGTACGACGCCACGGAGATGCGCATCCGCGTGTGGGATCGCTTTGCAACAGTGTTCAGCTACGTCAAGCTGTTCGGGCTGATGCATCGTATCTATCCCATCGACGCAGAGGGCGAGCGCGTGGCCAACACGGGTCGGGCCGATGGATACGAGGCCGTGCTGGACGGGCCGGCGTCGCTGTTCTCTCAAACGCGCAAGTACGGCATCCGGTTAGCGAATTTCCTGCCGGCGCTCCCGCTGTGTGACCGCTGGGAGATGGAGGCAGCAATTGCAGACGATGACGCAGTGAGTCGGACGCGTACACTCGCACTCGACCACACAGATTCGCTGTCATCGCCCTACAGCTCCGGCGACGAGTTCGACAGCGATGTCGAGCGGACGCTCGCTTCCAAATGGGAGCGGGCGAACACTGACTGGGAGTTGGTGCGCGAGGATGACGTGCTGGATCTTGGCGAGGAGGTGATGCTACCGGACTTTGCGGTCGAACATCCCGACGGTCGCCGGGCTCTCCTCGAAATCGTGGGATTCTGGACGCCCGAGTATCTCGACGAGAAGCTGTCGAAGATCCGCGACGCGGATGTCGACAATCTGGTGGTGGCCGTCTCGGAGCGATTGGATTGCGCCGAGGAGGACTTCGGCGACACCGCCGACTGCGTGCTGTGGTTCAAATCCGGGATTCACGTCTACGATGTCGTTGAGTTGGTTGAGGAACACGCCGTCGAGACTTCGGCGGCTCAGTGA
- a CDS encoding DEAD/DEAH box helicase family protein encodes MRIEFDDGTLLLRDAPDGVPHAEWDDRVDEYRAQARHYRSIRDWAGEWDDPTAENGQLELHQSAGQDVDLTDDARAYPDIALMPAVQIESRDYQQAALNAWRDHGRRGSVVLPTGSGKTFLGIQAIADAGVATLVVVPTIDLMNQWHATLTNAFGDQLSQDIGVLGGGSHDVTPITVTTYDSAYRYIDEYGDRFGLLVVDEVHHLPAPTYQQIPEMTIAPYRLGLTATYERADDKHEVLEDLIGPVVYEEQVDNLAGEYLSEYETIHLSVDLTSEERERYDEEYQIYRDYVDSHDFDLWKETGYQEFLQRTSYDPQGRRALIAKQRAEKIARTAAKKLDTLDNLIKRHHDDRVIIFTANNEFAYDISKEFVVPCITHQTKTDERTEILERFKTGEYSMLATSQVLDEGIDVPAANVGIILSGSASKRQYAQRLGRILRPTEEREPARLYEIIAADTKENYVSQQRRQGVTGSADS; translated from the coding sequence ATGCGTATCGAGTTCGACGATGGAACGCTCTTGCTCCGGGACGCCCCCGATGGTGTGCCTCACGCGGAGTGGGACGACCGCGTCGACGAGTATCGCGCTCAGGCCCGCCACTATCGGTCGATTCGAGACTGGGCCGGTGAGTGGGACGATCCAACGGCCGAGAATGGGCAATTAGAACTCCACCAGAGTGCAGGACAAGACGTCGATCTCACGGACGACGCGCGGGCCTATCCCGACATCGCGCTCATGCCAGCCGTCCAGATCGAATCCCGGGATTATCAACAGGCCGCGCTCAATGCGTGGCGCGACCACGGCCGTCGAGGCAGCGTCGTGCTCCCGACTGGCAGCGGGAAGACGTTTCTCGGCATCCAAGCCATCGCTGACGCCGGTGTCGCGACGCTGGTCGTCGTGCCGACGATCGACCTAATGAACCAATGGCACGCCACTCTCACCAACGCCTTCGGCGACCAGCTCTCACAAGACATCGGTGTCCTCGGTGGCGGCTCCCACGACGTGACGCCCATCACGGTCACCACCTACGACAGCGCCTATCGCTACATCGACGAGTACGGTGACCGGTTCGGCCTGCTCGTCGTAGACGAGGTGCATCACCTGCCAGCCCCCACCTACCAGCAGATTCCCGAAATGACGATCGCGCCCTACCGGTTGGGGCTGACCGCTACCTACGAGCGGGCCGACGACAAGCACGAGGTGCTCGAAGACCTGATCGGCCCGGTCGTCTACGAGGAGCAGGTGGACAATCTCGCCGGCGAGTACCTCAGCGAGTACGAGACGATCCATCTCTCTGTCGATCTCACGTCCGAGGAGCGCGAGCGATACGACGAGGAGTACCAGATCTATCGCGACTACGTCGACAGCCACGACTTCGACCTCTGGAAAGAGACGGGCTATCAAGAGTTCCTCCAGCGCACCTCCTACGACCCGCAGGGACGACGGGCACTGATCGCCAAGCAGCGTGCCGAGAAGATCGCCCGCACCGCCGCAAAGAAACTTGACACGCTGGACAACCTGATCAAGCGCCATCACGACGACCGCGTCATCATCTTCACCGCCAACAACGAGTTCGCCTACGACATCTCCAAGGAGTTCGTCGTCCCCTGCATCACCCACCAGACCAAGACCGACGAGCGCACCGAGATACTGGAGCGGTTCAAGACCGGCGAGTACTCGATGCTGGCGACGTCGCAGGTGCTGGACGAGGGCATCGACGTGCCCGCCGCAAACGTCGGCATCATCCTCTCGGGAAGCGCCTCCAAGCGGCAGTACGCCCAGCGGCTTGGCCGGATTCTTCGCCCAACAGAGGAACGCGAACCCGCCCGCCTGTATGAGATCATCGCCGCCGACACCAAGGAAAACTACGTCTCCCAACAGCGACGACAGGGGGTGACCGGCAGTGCTGACAGCTGA
- a CDS encoding glutathione S-transferase family protein — translation MGRNMLVDGEWKTDLEPYTDEGGAFDRAETSFRDWIRGTHRNAEDVVTDGPEPEAGRYHLYIARNCPWAHGAALTRQLAGLTDAVTMDIVDPVREDEGWEFTPKKDGCTPETVNGADYLREVYVAADPEYTGRVTVPVLWDKREDTIVNNESIEIMRMFATAFDDVGNDGIDLYPEAYREEIDRIIDAIYDPINNGVYRAGFAESQEAYDEAVTDVFDALDHWDEVLADQRYLAGNRLTLADVRMFPTLVRFDHCYHTAFNCDRQYLHQYENLWPYLRDLYQTPGFAETVRMEHIKDQGYYQGEITPIGPDIDFDAPHDRDQLSSEEPAVQT, via the coding sequence ATGGGCCGGAATATGCTCGTCGACGGCGAGTGGAAGACAGACCTCGAACCGTATACCGACGAGGGCGGCGCGTTCGACCGGGCCGAAACCTCGTTCCGCGACTGGATTCGGGGCACCCACCGAAACGCAGAAGATGTCGTCACGGACGGGCCGGAACCCGAGGCCGGTCGCTATCATCTCTACATCGCGCGGAACTGTCCGTGGGCACACGGGGCCGCGCTCACGCGCCAGTTGGCTGGACTCACCGACGCCGTCACGATGGACATCGTCGACCCCGTCCGCGAGGACGAGGGCTGGGAGTTCACGCCCAAAAAGGACGGCTGCACGCCCGAAACCGTCAACGGCGCCGATTACCTTCGCGAGGTGTACGTCGCCGCCGACCCCGAGTACACGGGCCGCGTGACCGTCCCCGTGCTGTGGGATAAACGGGAGGATACCATCGTCAACAACGAGTCGATCGAGATCATGCGGATGTTCGCCACCGCGTTCGACGATGTCGGTAACGACGGGATTGACCTGTATCCCGAGGCCTACCGCGAGGAGATCGACCGCATCATCGACGCGATCTACGACCCCATCAACAACGGTGTCTACCGCGCCGGCTTCGCGGAGTCGCAGGAAGCCTACGACGAGGCCGTCACCGATGTCTTCGACGCGCTCGACCACTGGGACGAGGTGCTGGCCGACCAGCGGTACCTCGCCGGCAACCGGCTGACTCTCGCAGACGTGCGGATGTTCCCGACGCTCGTCCGCTTCGACCACTGCTACCACACGGCCTTCAACTGCGACCGGCAGTACCTCCACCAGTACGAGAATCTCTGGCCGTACCTGCGCGACCTCTACCAGACGCCCGGATTCGCAGAGACGGTGCGAATGGAGCACATCAAGGATCAGGGCTACTATCAGGGCGAAATCACGCCCATCGGCCCGGATATTGACTTCGACGCACCACACGACCGCGACCAGCTGTCAAGTGAAGAGCCAGCAGTACAGACATAG